One segment of Pyricularia oryzae 70-15 chromosome 3, whole genome shotgun sequence DNA contains the following:
- a CDS encoding allantoin permease, which translates to MESPPQTRLQRLKTAFSSPRAFNDAIKLESSDSILVNEDLLPSPPSRQTWSVWSFFAYWWSESWNVSTWSIGASLITVGATVRDALLVVFFANLLSAAVMVLNGFAASRYHIGYPVLSRASFGVYGQFFVVVLRSILGIIWGGVQLYFEGQFISICLRCIFPSWDQIPNGIPADQHITTQTMVGFFLAFVFTIPFLFVHTSRIQHLFTVKSIIVPAAGLGIVIWATKNGNGVGSTALDAQAETARTSTSVFAWAIISQFNAIMGANSALLVTIPDIARYSKTRSAQAWGQIIALPVGQTLCASFGIISTSAVINLYGKAYWNPYDLLNGILDQGYTPSARAGVFFAAASFAFATLGTSIACNFIPFAADVTALLPRYLNIVRGQFLCLIVAFAIVPWRIVSSAAGFLNFLNGYSIFQGPVVAIMIVDYFISRRGNLHIPDLFTKSKEGRYYYTGGFNLRAYASFLIGFLLPLPGFIMSFGTTEKSFAASNLYALGWELSFVVGGLSYAVASWLWPMQGDDNTHGFEQAPIEDVRLEADASSMSQAAIFGDK; encoded by the exons ATGGAATCTCCGCCCCAAACGCGTTTGCAACGTCTCAAGACGGCCTTCAGCTCCCCTCGAGCCTTCAACGATGCAATCAAGCTCGAGAGCTCCGACTCGATCCTCGTGAACGAGGACCTCctgccgtcgccgccaaGCCGACAAACATGGTCCGTTTGGAGCTTCTTTGCCTACTGGTGGAGTGAGTCCTGGAACGTGTCGACGTGGAGCATCGGTGCCTCCCTCATCACCGTCGGCGCCACCGTGAGAGATGCTCTgctcgtcgtcttcttcgCCAACCTCCTCTCCGCCGCCGTCATGGTTCTGAACGGCTTCGCCGCCTCACGCTACCACATCGGTTATCCCGTACTTTCGAGGGCCAGCTTTGGCGTTTACGGCCAGTTCTTTGTCGTGGTGCTGCGCTCCATCCTGGGCATCATCTGGGGCGGCGTGCAGCTCTACTTTGAGGGCCAATTCATCTCCATCTGCCTCAGGTGCATCTTCCCCTCGTGGGATCAGATCCCCAATGGGATACCCGCGGACCAGCACATAACCACGCAGACCATGGTTGGATTCTTCCTCGCCTTCGTCTTCACCATACCGTTCCTGTTCGTCCATACGTCTCGTATCCAGCACTTGTTCACCGTCAAGTCGATCATCGTGCCCGCCGCCGGTCTGGGCATCGTTATATGGGCCACCAAGAACGGCAATGGCGTCGGGTCCACAGCTCTCGATGCCCAGGCAGAGACTGCCAGGACTTCCACGTCGGTTTTCGCGTGGGCAATCATCTCTCAGTTCAACGCCATCATGGGAGCCAACTCGGCGCTCTTGGTCACAATACCGGACATTGCCAGGTACTCCAAGACGAGAAGCGCACAGGCATGGGGTCAGATCATAGCTCTGCCCGTGGGACAAACCCTCTGTGCCTCGTTTGGGATAATAAGCACC tcagcgGTAATCAATCTATACGGCAAGGCATACTGGAACCCCTATGATCTCCTCAACGGAATTCTCGACCAGGGGTACACCCCCTCGGCCCGAGCCGGCGTGTTCTTCGCTGCCGCGAGCTTCGCCTTTGCCACCCTCGGCACGTCCATCGCCTGCAACTTCATCCCCTTCGCCGCCGACGTCACGGCCCTGCTGCCACGATACCTCAACATTGTCCGCGGCCAGTTCCTCTGCCTCATCGTCGCCTTTGCCATTGTACCCTGGCGGATCGTATCCTCTGCCGCGGGCTTTCTCAACTTCCTCAACGGCTATTCCATATTCCAAGGCCCCGTAGTCGCCATCATGATCGTCGACTACTTCATCTCTCGGCGGGGAAACCTGCACATCCCGGACCTGTTCACCAAGAGCAAGGAGGGGCGGTATTACTACACGGGAGGCTTCAACCTCCGGGCGTACGCATCGTTCCTCATTGGATTTCTGCTACCGCTGCCGGGGTTCATCATGAGCTTCGGCACGACAGAAAAGTCTTTCGCGGCATCGAATCTCTACGCGCTCGGCTGGGAACTGAGTTTTGTGGTCGGGGGTCTCTCGTATGCCGTGGCGAGCTGGTTGTGGCCAATGCAAGGTGACGACAACACACACGGCTTTGAGCAGGCGCCTATTGAGGATGTTCGTCTGGAGGCGGATGCCTCAAGTATGTCACAAGCGGCGATTTTCGGTGACAAATAA